CGGGAATGCTTTTAATACACCAGGGAAAATGCAATTGGCCAGGACTAAGAGCCATCCAATCGCAGTGTTTCCATCTGCTGAAACGCAAGGCGAAGGCCGAATCAGGTCCATAACTTTAAAGTACCTCAATTGAACTCTCTGACAATCTTTTCAATGCTTAAATCATAAATGCTGTTCGTTCTCACTAATAACTAGCAATTATCTTTGCTGACGTTAGATGCCTTATGTTGCCTGAGGCTCTTATCGGGCCGGATTCCTAATCCGGGCAAGTACTAACTGACTAACTTTACGGGAACCTTGCATTGCTTATATAAGTGGTGCATAACTGGTGTGGAATTTGCTATCAAAAAGATTAGGTACACTGGATAAAAATCCCAGGACGGAAGGGAGAACATGGATAGCTTGGTTTTGTGCGAAAACAGTAGAATATTTAGTACGTGTCCTCAATTGAGTATTTATTGGTCTTCACCAGGCCGTGTGGCAGCTGTCAGAAAACTCTTGGGCTGCCACCAGCGGAGCCGGGCCCTCTTGAAGTCTGAGTGATCTCCCCTTGGGTCCATCTTTGGCTCATCCATTGATAGACGACAGGCTGTTCTCAGAGAACGTGGgcatattatttaatctctCACCTTCAACTAGTTTTGGTAGCTCCCCCTTCTTGACAATTCTGCAGCAATTTTTTTATCCTCTTTCACATTCTCACATTCCCAGTATCCTCGGTCTAACTGGCAAAGGAGAGATACAGCAATATCATCGACGGACATGTCAGACGACGAGGTAGACCACGAGTTGATCGCGCTTCTTCGCAAGTCGCTCGGCTTAGGAGGAGGTGCCGCGAACCCCGGAGCCGCAGAAACGAAGGTGCTCGAAAATTCGCAATATGTTTTCGATAATGCTATCGACGTCGCCCTAGATCCTACCAAAACCAAGGAGGCCGCGGAGACTATATGGCGTCAGATGCAGAAGAAGGAATATTCAACTAGCAGCTGGTCGGAGCACGAACTACACCCCAAGACGAAGGATGAGAATACCGTGgatttcatcttcaccatggACTTGCTAAATTTCAGCTTCTGGTCCGCCGAAACGGCGGACAAGCGGTTTGCGATCGAATACCGGGGAAGGAAGTGGACTGGATACTGGAGCTTGGTTGCTGCGTTGCAGAGGGCTCTGGATGAAGACATTAAAATTACAAACCCGGAGTTTTGGGCGAACGAAGAGGAGTGCACGGAAGAGTTGCTCCGGCATGTTTTCCGCTCCGCAACAGATGAAGAGATGCCTCTCCTTACGGAACGCCTCGAGTGCTTACGGGAAGCTGGGCGAGTTCTATGCAGTGTATGTGAATATGTGCGGCCTTGACATGGATTGTATTAACAGATTGTCGTATACAGGACTTCGATGGCAGTTTCATCAATTGCATATACAGTGCCAATCAGTCGGCAGCTGCTCTGGTAAATCTCCTCGCAGAGAGCTTCTCGTGCTTCCGGGACGAAGCAATCTTCCAGGGACGCAGAGTGCGGCTCTATAAACGTGCTCAAATCCTGGTCGCGGATCTATGGGCGTGCTTCGATGGAGAAAGCTACGGAGAGTTTCACGACATTGACAAGATCACGATGTTCGCTGGTAAGCTCCTGTCAAAATCATTCCTCTCGCACTTTCCAACAACTCATAAATTTCTAGACTATCGCATTCCTCAAATGCTCCACTACTTCGGCTGCCTCATGTACTCTCCACCATTAGAAACCCGTATTCGCAAGCACGAGGAAATTCCCAGCGGATCAAACTTGGAAATCGAACTCCGCGCAACCAGTATCTGGTGCGTTGAACTCATCAAGCGCGAAATCGAGCTGAAACACCCCGAAGTCAAGTCGGCGAAGACTAACGGCCACTCCGATTCCGACGCAATTTCGAAACCCAACGGGCACTCTAGGGAACCGTCTCAGAACAGCGATGTGGCCATAGATCCCCAGGGTCAGCCAAGCGGCCAGTTTCGACGACATTCGAGGCACAGCAGTGCGAGCAACACCCGTCCAGGTACGGGCGTCCCTATAaatgccatcctcatcgatTTCTTCCTTTACGACACGATAAAGGATCTAGAAAAAGACGGACAGGAAACCATTCCCCACCACCGGACACGGAGTATCTGGTACTAAGCTTTGGATGCTGTTACGCTTttggttttgtttttcgTTATACCCCTTTTGATGCTGGTGTCCAGGGCTTTCGGACTTTATAGACTTCATGCTTCTTATATTGACCCTCGGCGCTGGAAGCAGAGATTTTATGCTTTATGTTTTTAATATACCGAGATAGATATGACAATACAATAGACAAATGAAGGGCCACGAGGCCGGGGTATCgtattattctatttcttgCTCTAAGCTCGCGTTCCGCTGCGAGGTAGGACCAATTTCTTAAGCAGTCGCTTCTACTTCCTCAATATGAGTCATAATACCTGCTTTCCACTCAGCGTAATCTTCACGGCGCTCTGGACTCAACCAGTCTACGCGGTCCTGCATCATCGTTCCTAAGCCCGGAAGAAGTCCGCGTCTCGAGCCTGCTGATGAGAACAAGCCACGGTCACCAGGTATAGTCTTCGGCCGCTTAGTGATTCGGTTTCCATTACCCTCCTCGCCGTAGTATCCGCCATCGTCGGAAAGAAattcgtcgtcgccgtctaATTCCCCGGCTTGCGGGATGTTCTCAAACCACTCCTTCCCATGAGCCCAGTTTTGTTCCATGATTAGTGCAATCCATTGGTCCACATCTTCACGATGTCGGCGTTCTGTGGAGGGAAATCCGAGGCTCACAAGCGCAGTCTGGCGCATCTCGGAGAAAGTCTTTTTATCCATCTTTCTAGATTGATCTTGTGCGTTGTCTGCGGACGATTCGCCTGGCTGGCGTCGGCGTGCGAGAACAAGGAAGTAAACCGATACGACAAGGGCGTTTATAAGCTCTTTGAAGTCCTCgtctttatctttatctttagtTGATATAACAGGTTCCAAGAACTCGGTTGCTTCCTCGTCGAACTCATTTTCGGAGTCAATCAAGTGTAGGATTGACGATACACCTGCAAAAATATGAGGTGGAAGCGTTCTTGAAATAGGTGGCCTAGACCATGTGCTCATCCGTGGTGCTGGGGTCGATAGTGTCTTACACACCATTCGGATGGACGCCATAACCCAAGCCGGTGCATCCGGGATTTTCGTAGAGGTCAAGTGGTTATTGCTGTGGATCTTATTCGGCCGCTGTGGTGTACGCGATTCATCGTTATTTGTGTATGTTCTTTTCAGAGGTGTAGGCTTGCTCGGAGTATTCTCTAAACCTCGCGGTGTCGCCGAAACCTTCGAAGGGGTCCGCACAGCCCTTGATTGTTtcgtcggtgtcggtggtgtgGATCCTGAGCGTGACGGCGTACCGTGTGCCAACATACTTTCCGTGCGTTTTGGGCTCGATATGCTCAACGTCCGTTCAAGGAAGGAGTAGAGCTTTTTATAAACCCGCGGAGGGCAGGGCGGTTGGCCGAGTAATGGGGGAAGTTTGAGCGTGCGTGTGAGCCTAGATGGCGCGCAGACTTGTTAATTACGGGTCTCAAATCAATACAATAGGAAGAGTTAGTACGGACCTTTTGCAAGCTAATTCGGCGCACGCAAATGGGCGCGCGATCTCCTCGTCGGGCTTCAAACTTGAAGACGAACTCCGAGACTGCGCAACTAAAGACAAGGCGAGGTTTCGGAGTTCTTGCGGCATATCTTGTGCATGCGTGGGCAGCAGAGTAGCCAATGCCTGTTCAACAGGTCTATTGTTCATCTTGTTCAGCTTTGGGGATATCGTTCGTTCGAAGGTAGTAGTTGTTGATGGACGACCAAGGGGCTGAAACAAGACGATGCACACTCTTCAACGCTAAGGGGCACGATGGATAATAATGACCTGTTATCAGGCCTTTGGCAGGCAAATATATCTCGAATAGTATGACCAcaaagagaagcagaaatgTTTTGAAGTGGCTGTCGGGCTCAAGCATGATCCATATCCTCGAGCATCATGTGACTAGGTAGCGTCTTTTCTCCGAGGTGCTTCAttccgcatcctcgtcgGCGATATCTCGACCCATCTTAACCATTCTCGGAGGCGTTGCAATAAGACTTGGACAATGTCTGTCACAGTGCGTACTTCACCAAATAAGGAGATTTTGTCTATCCGTTCAAAAGCTTACTCAACTTTTGTATCACAGCTCCATACTACCCAGGGAGACCTAAAGGTCGAGCTTTTCTGTGAAGCTGTGCCCAAAACAGCAGAAGTACGTCACGGCGTCGCGAAATAGCCCACTTTGCTTACCATTCTCCATAAGTCCTCAACTAtcatattattattgaaCTAACCGGAGCTCTCTGCAGAACTTTATCGCTCTCTGCGCAACCGGCGCATACAACAACACGCCATTCCACCGTCTAATGCCCGGCTTCATGATTCAAGGCGGCGACATTTCCCTTGGaccagcagcaagctcatcaACTGGGAGCACGAAACCGATGCTTCCCTTCGATGATATTCCCAAAGGCGGTACCTCAATCTACCACCCCTCGGCACTAAACCAAGAAATCCACCTCCCAGCCCTCCGGCATAATACGCGCGGAATCCTCTCTATGGCGTCTAGGCCGGTCAAAAACCAGACTACACCCGGGTCCCAGGGAGCTACAGGTTCTACAATCAACGGAAGCCAGTTTTTCATCACTTTTGCAGCGGCGCCGCACCTCGATGGAACGAGCACTGTATTTGGGAAGGTTTTGAATCTAACGGCACAAGACGAGGGAGGTGACATTCTGACGAAGCTGGAAAAGGCGAATGTTAAGGTTGATAAGAAGGGAAGGGTTGTTCAACCTAAGGAAGGTGAAGAGACAGAGTATGAGGCGTTTCGGATCAACAAGGTGACGATTCATGCAAATCCGTTCGCTACATGAATGGCGTCTTTGATATCCTTATAAACAAACCGTGATCACGCTACTTGCCATGTTGTGGCCCCATTATCCTACGCAAATACCAGTGCGAAGCGCTGTTGCTACAGAGCGAAGCAAAGAGACCCGCCTCCGCTGAAGAGGCAGGGCATCTTCGCCGTTgagccaaagccagcacTTGGCTTAAGCTTTATCCAGCTGTGTTTAACGACCCCGTGATATTTGGTATCTCCCTGTACCCCATGGGCAAAAACAACTGCCGGAATCGCTCCCCCGGTAACAGAGACCATCAAAGCCGAAGCCACTAACTAAGATAGCATTATGTGTTCGGAATATCAACAATCATGCCAGGAAATATGGTAAATAATCCATTTATGCGAATTGAAAATGATAGGAACTTCTTGACTTTTCCATGACATCTAAAAACCACTTTTTTATACCGTAACCTAACCCGTAACATAATATTCACAGCCCCCATCAAAACGCTTAATAAACCCCTTCTAGAAAGCAAATCAGCAATCGAGACTCATGCCGAATTAACTAAATAAATGCAAACGCACTATCACCATGCTCACAAAAAGGCCAAGATATCATAAACACATCAAGAATCAAAGATCATAAAATAGAGACAACAAAGTGTCTATGTGGGTATCATTAGATCATGACTCGTTTTCAGcttcatccttcttgtccttgtcctgtTTGTCCTCCTCATATCCCTCAACCTTCATGTCCTTAAGAccaagatcttcttcttcctcttccgtgCGAGTATATTCCTCGGTCTTCATCTGAGGGTCAGGTTCTGGGGCGCACAAGTCCTGAACGTAACTGTTCGCCATGGGATCTTCGAGCGTAATCACAAACTTCATTTCGCCCTTGATGGCTGAATCAAGACGAGTGAAGAAGCGGGCCCACTTGTCCTTGTCGGATTCCGCCATGCTGTCACCTCCGCTCTGTGTAGAGTCATCAATATCGTAAATCTGACCCTTCAGCTGGTCACGGATTTCAG
Above is a window of Aspergillus puulaauensis MK2 DNA, chromosome 2, nearly complete sequence DNA encoding:
- a CDS encoding queuosine 5'-phosphate N-glycosylase/hydrolase (COG:H;~EggNog:ENOG410PIF4;~InterPro:IPR019438;~PFAM:PF10343), coding for MSDDEVDHELIALLRKSLGLGGGAANPGAAETKVLENSQYVFDNAIDVALDPTKTKEAAETIWRQMQKKEYSTSSWSEHELHPKTKDENTVDFIFTMDLLNFSFWSAETADKRFAIEYRGRKWTGYWSLVAALQRALDEDIKITNPEFWANEEECTEELLRHVFRSATDEEMPLLTERLECLREAGRVLCSDFDGSFINCIYSANQSAAALVNLLAESFSCFRDEAIFQGRRVRLYKRAQILVADLWACFDGESYGEFHDIDKITMFADYRIPQMLHYFGCLMYSPPLETRIRKHEEIPSGSNLEIELRATSIWCVELIKREIELKHPEVKSAKTNGHSDSDAISKPNGHSREPSQNSDVAIDPQGQPSGQFRRHSRHSSASNTRPGTGVPINAILIDFFLYDTIKDLEKDGQETIPHHRTRSIWY
- a CDS encoding uncharacterized protein (COG:L;~EggNog:ENOG410PQJ2;~InterPro:IPR008721;~PFAM:PF05460;~go_component: GO:0005664 - nuclear origin of replication recognition complex [Evidence IEA];~go_function: GO:0003677 - DNA binding [Evidence IEA];~go_process: GO:0006260 - DNA replication [Evidence IEA]), whose amino-acid sequence is MNNRPVEQALATLLPTHAQDMPQELRNLALSLVAQSRSSSSSLKPDEEIARPFACAELACKRLTRTLKLPPLLGQPPCPPRVYKKLYSFLERTLSISSPKRTESMLAHGTPSRSGSTPPTPTKQSRAVRTPSKVSATPRGLENTPSKPTPLKRTYTNNDESRTPQRPNKIHSNNHLTSTKIPDAPAWVMASIRMVCKTLSTPAPRMSTWSRPPISRTLPPHIFAGVSSILHLIDSENEFDEEATEFLEPVISTKDKDKDEDFKELINALVVSVYFLVLARRRQPGESSADNAQDQSRKMDKKTFSEMRQTALVSLGFPSTERRHREDVDQWIALIMEQNWAHGKEWFENIPQAGELDGDDEFLSDDGGYYGEEGNGNRITKRPKTIPGDRGLFSSAGSRRGLLPGLGTMMQDRVDWLSPERREDYAEWKAGIMTHIEEVEATA
- the cyp5 gene encoding putative peptidyl-prolyl cis-trans isomerase (COG:O;~EggNog:ENOG410PN0B;~InterPro:IPR024936,IPR029000,IPR020892,IPR002130;~PFAM:PF00160;~go_function: GO:0003755 - peptidyl-prolyl cis-trans isomerase activity [Evidence IEA];~go_process: GO:0000413 - protein peptidyl-prolyl isomerization [Evidence IEA];~go_process: GO:0006457 - protein folding [Evidence IEA]), which codes for MSVTLHTTQGDLKVELFCEAVPKTAENFIALCATGAYNNTPFHRLMPGFMIQGGDISLGPAASSSTGSTKPMLPFDDIPKGGTSIYHPSALNQEIHLPALRHNTRGILSMASRPVKNQTTPGSQGATGSTINGSQFFITFAAAPHLDGTSTVFGKVLNLTAQDEGGDILTKLEKANVKVDKKGRVVQPKEGEETEYEAFRINKVTIHANPFAT